A portion of the Pedobacter cryoconitis genome contains these proteins:
- a CDS encoding Gfo/Idh/MocA family protein, translating to MLNRRNFLNYAATAVGTTAMLSALDNPAYALFNKTIGANDQINIGVIGIKGMGWSDLKAALKVPGVNLIALCDSDANVLDERMAELKSMNVDAAKVKRYKDYRALLDNKDVDAVIIGTPDHWHALMMIHAVQAGKDVYVEKPVGNSIVECSTMVKAQEKYNKVVQAGQWQRSQQHFKDAVDFVKSGQLGNIRTVKVWCYQGWMKPAPVVPDTLPPAGVDYAMWLGPANKRAFNASRYHFNFRWFWDYAGGLMTDWGVHLLDYGLLGMNSPVPKTISALGGRFAYPDLYEETPDTLTTLYEFDKFNMVWDSAMGIDNGSYNRNHGIAYIGNNGTLILNREGWEVIEEKISGNKVSKPFVKSSDNGLDNHMVNFFSVVRSRKKAELNCAIQDAAHVATVAQMGNIAFRSGQKLAWDNAKHQFTDQQINDKYLLAQYHNGYSLPKV from the coding sequence ATGTTAAACCGTAGAAATTTCCTTAACTATGCTGCAACCGCAGTTGGGACCACTGCCATGCTTTCTGCCTTAGACAATCCTGCCTATGCCCTTTTCAATAAGACTATTGGCGCAAACGACCAGATCAATATTGGTGTAATAGGAATCAAAGGCATGGGATGGTCTGACCTCAAAGCGGCCCTCAAAGTACCGGGAGTAAACCTGATCGCCCTATGTGACAGTGATGCCAATGTGCTTGATGAAAGGATGGCCGAATTAAAGTCGATGAATGTTGACGCCGCAAAAGTAAAAAGATATAAAGATTATCGTGCGCTGCTCGATAATAAAGATGTCGATGCTGTAATTATCGGAACACCCGATCACTGGCATGCCCTGATGATGATCCATGCAGTACAGGCAGGTAAAGATGTATATGTTGAAAAGCCGGTCGGCAACTCTATTGTCGAATGCAGCACCATGGTCAAAGCGCAGGAAAAATACAATAAGGTGGTACAGGCAGGTCAATGGCAACGCAGTCAGCAACATTTTAAAGATGCTGTTGATTTCGTAAAGAGCGGCCAGCTGGGAAATATCAGAACTGTAAAAGTATGGTGTTACCAGGGCTGGATGAAACCTGCTCCCGTAGTACCGGATACCTTACCCCCTGCAGGCGTTGATTATGCCATGTGGCTTGGGCCGGCAAATAAAAGAGCATTCAATGCCAGCAGATATCACTTCAATTTCCGCTGGTTCTGGGATTATGCAGGTGGGTTAATGACTGACTGGGGAGTCCATTTATTGGATTATGGCTTGCTGGGTATGAATTCACCTGTCCCAAAAACCATATCTGCATTAGGTGGCCGCTTTGCCTATCCCGATCTGTATGAAGAAACTCCTGATACGCTGACTACCTTATATGAGTTTGACAAGTTCAACATGGTATGGGATTCTGCCATGGGCATCGATAATGGCTCTTATAACCGCAACCATGGAATTGCCTATATCGGTAACAACGGCACGCTGATCCTCAACAGGGAGGGCTGGGAAGTCATTGAAGAAAAAATAAGCGGCAATAAAGTTAGCAAGCCCTTTGTTAAATCCTCAGATAATGGACTGGACAATCATATGGTCAATTTCTTTAGTGTGGTCAGATCCAGAAAAAAAGCAGAACTGAATTGCGCTATACAAGATGCTGCGCATGTAGCTACCGTTGCCCAAATGGGAAATATTGCCTTCAGAAGCGGACAAAAATTAGCATGGGACAATGCCAAACACCAGTTTACAGACCAGCAGATCAACGATAAATACCTGCTGGCCCAGTATCACAACGGTTACAGCTTACCCAAAGTTTAA
- a CDS encoding adenylate/guanylate cyclase domain-containing protein, with protein sequence MLLPKTIRNIKRVVPFGVLWFIFGLIYVMLEKGIIGNLDHYPSTGVDYDFVRNILLVPLSGLMMGLLTGIMEIGYFNKWFIKNSFTKKIIFKSFIYLVIVILFLIIITFTNTLYTYNIHSIKSLASPAWAFFTNYAVIGIMVYIASIIVITQLYAEFSQSIGVGTLSNFFLGTYHHPVEEERIFMFLDMKSSTTIAEKLGHVKYFQMLKEYFFDLSVAVIDYAGTIYQYAGDEMIISWKLKEGLKNSNGIECFFAMKRALEMQAEKYNSEFGLLPEFKAGLHCGMVTAGEIGSLKKEIIFTGDVLNTSARIQGLCNHYHAELLVSEDLAQLLRLPARYEMRSVGENLLKGRVKTMEIFAISME encoded by the coding sequence ATGCTGCTACCCAAAACCATAAGAAATATTAAGCGTGTTGTTCCTTTCGGAGTATTATGGTTTATTTTCGGCCTTATTTATGTCATGCTGGAGAAAGGGATTATTGGAAACCTGGACCATTATCCCTCTACGGGAGTTGATTACGACTTTGTAAGAAACATTCTTTTAGTCCCATTATCAGGTCTGATGATGGGATTATTGACCGGGATAATGGAAATCGGTTATTTCAATAAGTGGTTTATCAAAAACAGTTTCACTAAAAAAATCATCTTCAAATCCTTTATTTATCTGGTCATTGTGATCTTGTTCCTGATCATTATTACTTTCACCAACACCCTGTATACCTATAACATACATTCTATCAAGAGTCTGGCATCGCCGGCATGGGCATTTTTCACCAACTATGCCGTGATCGGTATTATGGTTTACATTGCCTCAATAATTGTGATTACCCAGTTATACGCTGAATTCAGCCAAAGCATTGGAGTGGGCACATTGAGTAATTTTTTTCTGGGGACGTATCATCACCCGGTAGAAGAAGAAAGGATATTTATGTTTCTGGATATGAAGTCTTCCACTACGATTGCGGAAAAATTGGGTCATGTGAAGTATTTTCAAATGCTAAAGGAGTACTTCTTCGATCTTTCGGTCGCTGTTATTGACTATGCAGGCACCATCTATCAATACGCGGGTGATGAGATGATCATCAGCTGGAAATTAAAAGAGGGGTTAAAAAATAGTAACGGTATTGAGTGTTTTTTTGCTATGAAACGCGCTTTGGAAATGCAGGCTGAAAAATATAATAGCGAGTTTGGATTATTACCGGAATTTAAAGCAGGTTTGCATTGTGGAATGGTAACTGCCGGGGAGATCGGATCGCTGAAAAAAGAAATCATCTTCACCGGGGACGTCCTCAATACTTCAGCAAGGATTCAGGGACTTTGCAATCATTACCATGCTGAATTGCTGGTATCAGAAGATCTGGCACAATTACTTCGGCTTCCGGCCAGATACGAAATGAGATCTGTTGGAGAAAACTTGTTAAAAGGCCGGGTTAAGACCATGGAGATATTTGCTATTTCAATGGAATAA
- a CDS encoding helix-turn-helix domain-containing protein, translating to MKLIKNHFHLLNADAVKLGNKWNFINVISPYYRLYYIAAGAGYINSPAGRTILGEGSLVLIPSFTLCDLHCEDYLFQYFVQFFEESPDGISLFAHCREILSVEAKDIDVLNLKRLLHINPGRGINRSDNPKVYEKDVYYKEYTKLNDLQSVSTQFETQGIIFQLLSRFMKSGRFMASPDVAIPSVVLSAMSYIQLNIAKPLKISQLASRANLNTDYFSRIFHRYTGKSPVNFISEKRIERAQYLIITTNIQYGEISELTGFDNPQYFSRIFKKITGLSPKDYRRQNQSMASIYPESIEKVACQEYIHDQEITYPAG from the coding sequence ATGAAATTAATTAAAAACCATTTTCATCTCTTGAATGCAGATGCGGTGAAGTTAGGTAATAAATGGAACTTCATCAATGTAATAAGCCCCTATTACAGGCTCTATTACATAGCGGCTGGTGCTGGTTATATCAACAGTCCAGCAGGCCGTACAATACTAGGGGAGGGAAGTCTGGTGCTCATCCCAAGTTTTACCCTTTGCGACCTGCATTGCGAGGATTACCTTTTTCAATATTTTGTACAGTTTTTTGAGGAATCGCCAGACGGAATATCCTTATTTGCGCATTGCAGGGAAATTTTATCCGTTGAGGCCAAAGATATTGATGTTTTAAATTTAAAGCGCCTGCTCCACATCAATCCCGGACGTGGCATTAACCGCTCAGACAACCCCAAAGTGTATGAGAAAGATGTTTATTACAAGGAATATACCAAGTTAAATGATCTTCAGAGTGTTTCTACCCAATTTGAGACGCAGGGCATTATTTTTCAGCTGCTTTCCAGATTTATGAAATCCGGGCGGTTCATGGCCTCTCCTGATGTCGCGATCCCTTCAGTCGTTTTATCGGCAATGAGCTACATTCAGCTTAACATTGCAAAACCTTTAAAGATAAGTCAGCTTGCTTCCCGTGCAAACCTTAATACGGATTATTTTTCCAGAATATTTCACCGGTACACTGGAAAAAGCCCGGTAAATTTCATTTCAGAAAAACGTATCGAAAGGGCTCAATATCTGATCATCACGACAAACATCCAATATGGCGAAATCTCTGAACTCACGGGTTTTGATAACCCTCAGTATTTCTCCAGGATATTTAAGAAGATAACAGGGTTAAGCCCTAAGGACTATAGACGTCAAAACCAAAGTATGGCCTCTATTTACCCTGAATCTATTGAAAAGGTAGCTTGTCAGGAATATATCCATGATCAGGAAATCACTTATCCGGCAGGCTAA
- a CDS encoding zinc-binding alcohol dehydrogenase family protein: MLTLQLLSPGNFQYKDLPMPEREAGHALIKLNRVGICGTDYHAYTGNQPFFSYPRVLGHEICGTVAEIEDNGSFNEGDLVTILPYLNCGKCIACKNSRENCCTHLSVLGVHQDGALSEFISVPIQFLIPSRGLGADELALVEPLAIAAHGVATAQVSPGETVLVLGAGPIGLGTAAIAKIKGAKVIVADFNKTRLDYCANQLGISLLINLSEEEMRSGICRLLGEEFPLVIIDCSGNLQAINGALNFLAHSGRIVLIGLQKQEIVLSHPEFHKREASLKSSRNALREDFNFVIDCLLKNEIPVSAFISHRVKFQDLAHDFQTLSDPKQMVIKAMVDFG, from the coding sequence ATGTTAACACTACAATTGTTAAGTCCTGGAAATTTCCAATATAAAGACCTCCCTATGCCCGAAAGGGAGGCTGGTCATGCCCTTATCAAGTTAAATAGGGTAGGTATTTGTGGAACGGACTATCATGCTTATACTGGCAATCAGCCTTTTTTTTCTTATCCCCGGGTATTGGGTCATGAAATTTGTGGAACAGTAGCAGAAATAGAGGATAACGGGTCTTTCAATGAGGGCGACCTGGTCACCATTTTACCTTACCTCAACTGTGGGAAATGTATCGCTTGCAAGAATAGCCGTGAAAATTGCTGTACCCATCTCAGTGTGTTGGGGGTTCATCAGGATGGTGCATTGAGCGAATTTATCAGTGTACCAATACAGTTCCTCATCCCGTCAAGGGGGCTTGGTGCAGATGAACTTGCCTTAGTAGAACCGCTGGCTATAGCCGCCCATGGTGTTGCAACTGCACAGGTATCGCCTGGAGAAACAGTACTTGTGCTTGGTGCAGGCCCTATAGGACTTGGGACGGCAGCGATCGCTAAAATAAAGGGTGCTAAAGTCATTGTTGCAGATTTTAATAAAACAAGGCTGGATTATTGTGCCAACCAGCTCGGAATAAGTCTGCTGATTAACCTTAGTGAAGAGGAAATGCGCTCAGGCATTTGCCGTTTGCTTGGTGAAGAATTTCCCCTTGTCATCATCGATTGCAGCGGAAATTTACAGGCCATTAACGGGGCGCTGAATTTTCTGGCCCATAGCGGACGCATTGTGCTGATTGGTCTTCAAAAACAGGAAATCGTTTTAAGTCATCCGGAATTTCATAAAAGGGAAGCTTCGTTAAAAAGCAGCCGGAATGCTCTTCGGGAAGATTTCAACTTCGTTATAGATTGCCTTTTGAAAAATGAAATTCCCGTCAGCGCATTTATTAGTCATCGCGTTAAATTTCAGGATCTGGCGCATGACTTTCAAACACTTTCCGATCCAAAGCAAATGGTTATAAAAGCGATGGTAGATTTTGGTTGA